The following are encoded in a window of Paraburkholderia hospita genomic DNA:
- a CDS encoding Tc toxin subunit A-related protein: MNKVIAPLKPAMQGPAVADLQNALQALLERGVVLIDDAHGRQQFSLTLQRERAGQTYGSVTRKLVAVFQQERQLVVGAQNEGNVDEPTAVAINSMLRQLGLLSDEPATGGLVCKVSGTVRFADGLPAPRLRVLAFDRDLRSEQALRPSEVGEPTQTDRDGKYEIGYFASQFRAGEKLTADVVVKVLSADGAVLAVSPVLFNAAPAAVVDVTIPAHALKSPTLFERIRDQLAPLLGNVTLAQLEEDREHQDVSFLAGETGLVREDIARFIMAHRLAQPGIQPEFWFALLGGVSFPIGESQNLGERISAIVDFLPTLDANAVNKALVVGFNRREIPEALRSRAAQWVEAFLQLVSGRSQGNSPTVAFARAALAEAGVEDAGKQGAFIRLFNEHRAFTPELLKALEAEGSFTPEQIAELHSSFQLAELTRGDFSVVGLLKRTEQIHRPEQIRSLAKKSVTEWVELVRSGHAAGEITLPISFASANPNASAGEAKPDAAEVYGQSLERQFREAFPTAAFSGGLTRAIQSGEVRGLRQPEQLSRFLERHESFELLRTPIDEFLDRGADSTVAPIAGDKVFRQELKAVQRVFKLAPDFSATQELLADGLRSAQQVYRVGQSEFVRDYASRSGFTEAGARLAWNRAANTHAAVLTVVTDLKSLDAQALPQALKSAPAPLGNFPNWNNLFQSGDLCECEQCRSVLSPAAYFADLLMFLKDRKSTLPAKSVKDILFARRPDLGYLELNCGNALTPMPYVDTVCEVLEDVVAAGKNDLALAGFTAMPVDHVAAHAAVAAAFAAESIDLGDDFTVRQVTATDPDRWVVHAESVTYLLKKKGTPDFFAEILRNTKASADELRAFPQYVNAEAYKALRGVKCPLTLPFDLFAEEIRAAFQKSNLQRWDLMRALRGAAAPNNATDGEIACEYFGISVDAAAPFDERRLVLLADTTVGGQQAVWGESGAGWLGLVGNVRNFLRKTSLEYEELLALLDLKFINPGGALHIHHLDASCDTDRKVIEILDAPRLDAIHRFLRLWRKLTGWRMWELDLVIADPAIGNGTLDEAFLINLFHFSRLKKRLGDKVTVEQVFALFGNLNTTTTFTALYDKRADAHYQGLFLNKRVVDPLDAAFQLDQVTLDLPAGQTLTAHHPVLLAALRVREADLNVLKGLTKASDGLAYINDDLTLANLSFLWRHAWLSKSLQLKSDEWRTALKLLQHDIERFATPQAAWQFVEQIDQLRALGLSVDELNWLLAADTSAKAAVRETDTSRFFTALRKDLQTIQAQLDPAQYEFLTATPPSDSERLAGLLLTLVQKLGRDEAGAQQFIAALRDEIVQEKIVGTLPSGFNFPAAITGAPNEIAIRYEPMLRFTGAMSAAQCTILLNDATLAAVTGKPGYQQAIADLFERPGSARVSDLPTSFTFPATITGAPNNIPIRYEPVLRLTGVLTTAQKNTLLTSAILAPVTGIGAYKEAIEEFFATPRLAFKFFEPIFTAPLRDLPAAVDFRLLPDAALALRISYDSERRLLRLSGLLSSDEKVALDALSADADYRNAVNSIASQPASIAPPDERIWLLDADLKFPLRDLDTPAKDNLPANLALAVTKALAYLSKTSSQQAVVTQVSAQLELTEAVAQRLMTAYAILPDTLLKHFSEVLPTTSGVVDYATLQTTFDGWFWASRLAKLLKKWALSLNEWERLDELTAPSKLLDPQTLPINSLAAIASVEELVRTSRLLRLHGSLPEPGITLLEVLQKLNAGSYAALADFALDVQGVNDAWLASEVEALIAAVDAAYPADYLLAETWERMRRAFDFGNQLNAGVGTVKTFAAAAMTLTHSSTLRGLLRSQLGTEAALQLITEIQDGLRERKRDALCAWLLAQPMPADAPSGKWENTNDLYAYYLLDVQMCSCQLTSRLVQGSGSVQLFVQRCLMGLEPHVKVEMDGDFGDTAWRWWKWMSKYRVWEANRKVFLWPENWIEPELKIDRSAFFRDLENELLQNEVNPLTVETAYSNYLEKLDGVAQLEIAGFYQEDDADETILHVLGRTHNTEPHLYYYRRFDYRQWSAWEKVELDIKGDYLIPAVINKRLFLFWPVFTEVPDESGNSSVAVPKGGEPSADLPKTRKTLRMQMAVSDYRQGAWTPSRVSTDFEGGLQSHDVEIHKTHYTFHAIDKSTIDGTFTLQHRGHSVDNNGGILDWQNFLLAAMIGAFDVTGCKGVPVRIDREYAEEFVHAIRPQRAATGGGKYAYDTILAKWREQPVRDDAPQNDLTLVNQFPGLEPLLHAPVLMQTPDLFNYTPPWHLSYFDRLMLDGNYAVRTGYRYMGRVLGTWLPFFYNDKRRTFFVLPSLGVPADRATGQPAVRKYYPEIKRDIRLWESYFEGLVLGWLGTIDLTTWPLALRDAVSQTLASRFPDVAPPPYTDEQLKALMLRSLMRFFHYYLGIWSLGFFQFRQFHFRNFYHPFVCDFLKLVDNPLKGIPALMSRETQLRDTGFSFNQTYQPTVWVVEPGKEKLYPREMVDFTPDGAYSIYNWELFFHAPLLIANSLSRNQRFAEARDWYHFIFNPIGRESAKPGASAVSKYWITKPFFETTDLQYVQQRIENIMRLLAGDTGAPGYSAQALKDLEDQVRDWRTHPFEPHRIASYRTVAYQKTVVMKYLDNLITWGDYLFRQDSMESINEATQLYILAAELLGPAPKRMPPQVRPPLETFNELEDSFGVFSNALVEVENLIPPLGGDAPDGADAAPLPVLYFCIPHNETLLGYWSTVADRLYKIRHCMNIEGVVRQLALFEPPIDPALLVKAVAGGLDIGSALAGLNAPLPLYRFSVLLQKANEVCADVRSLGAELLAALEKKDAESLALLRQTHEIRALEAVKSVREQQIAEASSTLEGLKKTHEQVTIRRDYYQSIEKISAAENLHQRKLEEALVAQQISQAINIAASVAHVVPSFDIGAAGVGGSPRAGVSFGGPNVGSALQAAAGAFSFWANVETYNANKASINAGHERRWSDWKLQEQLASKELEQLDKSIAAAEVRLAIAGKELENQKLLIENARSLDDFMRSKYTNQELYQWQVSQISGVYFQCYRLVYDLATRAERCFRFELGLADSSFISFGYWDSLKKGLLSGERMQYDLRRLESAWMERNRREFELTKHISLSLLDPLALLKLRETGRCFISLPEEIFDLDYPGHYFRRIKSVSLTLPCVVGPYTTANCTLRLLKNSIRTSASIGSGYARNVDDQGMPADDDRFIESNIPVKAIAASNAQNDSGMFELNFRDERYLPFEGAGALSDWSLELFSDLPANNPDPTKPDFGRPLRQFDYETISDAILHVKYCAREDAGPFKNAAIAHLREYLARDEAVSSLRMLDLRREFPNAWHTFLNPTNPANGNVLELEMAPRLFRTLDMGKTLKVNKLWLLARCTNAGGYAAVLTAPAPAAPVAANLVRLNVYGELHFAQKDVVDLELAPTGPPATWQLKVSPPHPGLLQKDPVTQTSEVEDVYLVLGYEWRVGGGT; encoded by the coding sequence ATGAACAAAGTCATCGCGCCACTGAAGCCAGCCATGCAAGGTCCCGCAGTCGCGGATCTGCAGAACGCCTTGCAGGCGTTGCTCGAGCGAGGCGTCGTGCTCATCGACGACGCGCACGGTCGCCAGCAGTTCTCCCTGACCTTGCAGCGTGAGCGTGCGGGGCAGACTTACGGTAGCGTCACACGCAAGCTCGTGGCCGTCTTTCAGCAGGAACGGCAACTCGTCGTCGGCGCGCAGAACGAGGGCAACGTCGATGAGCCGACGGCCGTTGCCATCAACAGCATGCTTCGCCAGCTGGGCCTGCTGAGCGATGAGCCGGCGACTGGCGGGTTAGTCTGCAAAGTCAGTGGAACTGTGCGTTTCGCCGATGGCCTGCCGGCACCGCGGTTGAGGGTTCTGGCGTTCGATCGCGATTTGCGCAGCGAGCAAGCGTTGCGGCCCAGTGAGGTGGGCGAGCCAACGCAGACCGACCGCGATGGCAAGTACGAGATTGGCTACTTCGCGTCGCAGTTTCGCGCTGGTGAAAAGCTCACCGCCGATGTCGTCGTCAAGGTGCTCTCCGCGGACGGCGCCGTTCTCGCCGTTTCGCCGGTGCTCTTCAATGCCGCGCCTGCCGCCGTGGTGGATGTCACCATCCCGGCGCACGCGCTGAAATCGCCCACGCTGTTCGAAAGAATTCGCGATCAACTCGCACCGCTCCTCGGGAACGTGACACTCGCGCAGCTGGAGGAAGACCGCGAGCATCAAGACGTCAGTTTTCTCGCTGGCGAGACCGGCCTTGTGCGCGAGGACATCGCGCGTTTCATCATGGCGCACCGCCTGGCGCAGCCCGGAATACAGCCCGAGTTCTGGTTCGCGCTGCTCGGAGGCGTCTCGTTCCCGATCGGCGAGAGCCAGAATCTCGGTGAGCGCATCAGTGCGATCGTGGATTTTCTCCCGACGCTTGACGCCAACGCGGTGAACAAGGCGCTCGTCGTCGGCTTTAACCGGCGCGAGATTCCCGAGGCGTTGCGCTCACGCGCAGCACAGTGGGTTGAGGCCTTTTTGCAGTTGGTCTCGGGCCGCTCGCAGGGGAACTCTCCGACGGTGGCGTTTGCTCGCGCTGCGCTGGCAGAGGCTGGCGTCGAGGACGCGGGGAAGCAGGGCGCTTTCATACGCCTGTTCAACGAGCACCGGGCGTTCACGCCCGAACTGCTGAAGGCGCTGGAAGCGGAAGGCTCATTCACGCCGGAGCAGATTGCCGAGCTGCACTCGTCGTTCCAGCTTGCGGAGCTGACGCGGGGCGATTTCTCCGTGGTCGGGCTGCTGAAGCGGACGGAACAGATTCATCGCCCCGAGCAGATTCGATCGCTCGCGAAGAAGAGCGTCACCGAGTGGGTCGAGCTGGTGCGCTCGGGCCACGCAGCGGGAGAGATCACGCTTCCCATCAGCTTCGCGAGCGCGAACCCGAACGCAAGTGCGGGCGAGGCGAAGCCGGATGCGGCCGAAGTCTACGGCCAGTCGCTCGAACGCCAGTTCCGCGAAGCATTTCCGACTGCTGCGTTCTCCGGTGGTCTCACGCGCGCCATTCAGTCCGGCGAGGTTCGCGGACTGCGTCAGCCTGAGCAACTGAGCCGCTTCCTCGAGCGCCACGAGAGCTTCGAGCTGCTGCGCACGCCCATCGACGAGTTCCTGGATCGTGGCGCCGATTCCACGGTCGCGCCCATCGCCGGCGACAAGGTCTTTCGCCAGGAGCTGAAGGCCGTGCAGCGCGTCTTCAAGCTCGCACCCGATTTCTCCGCTACACAGGAACTTCTCGCCGATGGCCTGCGCTCGGCGCAGCAGGTTTATCGCGTAGGCCAGAGTGAGTTCGTTCGCGACTATGCGAGCCGCTCGGGTTTCACTGAGGCCGGCGCGCGCCTCGCGTGGAACCGTGCGGCCAATACTCACGCGGCGGTGCTCACGGTCGTCACGGACCTGAAGAGCCTCGACGCGCAAGCCCTGCCTCAGGCGCTGAAGAGCGCGCCGGCGCCGCTCGGCAATTTTCCGAACTGGAACAATCTTTTTCAGAGCGGCGACCTCTGCGAATGCGAGCAATGCCGCTCGGTGCTGAGCCCTGCTGCGTATTTCGCCGACCTGCTCATGTTCCTGAAGGACCGCAAGTCCACCCTGCCGGCAAAGAGCGTCAAGGACATCCTGTTCGCCCGCCGGCCCGACCTCGGATATCTCGAGCTCAATTGCGGGAACGCCCTGACGCCCATGCCCTACGTCGATACGGTGTGTGAGGTGCTGGAAGATGTGGTGGCGGCGGGGAAGAACGATCTCGCGCTTGCCGGTTTCACCGCGATGCCCGTGGATCACGTTGCCGCCCACGCCGCCGTCGCCGCCGCGTTTGCGGCGGAATCGATTGATCTGGGCGACGATTTCACGGTGAGGCAGGTCACCGCAACCGATCCGGACCGCTGGGTCGTTCACGCAGAGAGCGTGACGTATCTGCTGAAGAAGAAGGGCACGCCCGATTTCTTCGCCGAGATCCTGCGCAACACCAAAGCCAGCGCCGATGAGCTGCGCGCCTTTCCACAGTACGTCAACGCAGAAGCCTACAAGGCGCTGCGGGGTGTGAAGTGCCCGTTGACCCTGCCGTTCGATCTCTTCGCCGAAGAGATCCGCGCCGCTTTTCAGAAGAGTAATCTGCAGCGTTGGGATCTGATGCGCGCGCTGCGCGGTGCCGCCGCTCCGAACAACGCAACGGATGGCGAGATCGCGTGCGAGTACTTCGGCATCAGTGTCGATGCCGCTGCGCCCTTCGATGAGCGGCGACTCGTGCTGCTCGCCGATACGACCGTCGGCGGGCAGCAGGCGGTCTGGGGTGAGAGCGGGGCGGGCTGGCTCGGCCTCGTCGGCAATGTGAGGAACTTCCTGCGCAAGACGAGCCTCGAGTACGAGGAGCTGCTCGCGCTGCTCGATCTGAAGTTCATCAACCCGGGCGGTGCGCTCCACATTCACCATCTGGACGCGTCGTGCGACACGGACAGGAAGGTCATCGAGATTCTCGACGCCCCGAGGCTCGACGCTATCCATCGCTTTCTGCGGTTGTGGCGCAAGCTCACGGGCTGGCGCATGTGGGAACTCGATCTCGTGATCGCAGACCCTGCGATTGGCAATGGCACCCTCGACGAGGCGTTCCTGATCAATCTGTTTCATTTCTCCCGCCTGAAGAAGCGGCTGGGGGACAAGGTGACGGTCGAGCAGGTCTTTGCCCTGTTCGGCAATCTCAACACGACCACGACATTCACGGCTCTCTACGACAAGCGCGCGGATGCGCACTACCAGGGTCTGTTCCTGAACAAGCGCGTCGTTGATCCGCTCGACGCGGCCTTTCAGCTCGACCAGGTCACGCTCGATCTTCCCGCAGGCCAGACGCTCACGGCCCATCACCCCGTGCTGCTCGCGGCGCTTCGGGTCCGTGAGGCCGATCTGAACGTTCTGAAGGGGCTGACGAAAGCCTCCGACGGCCTCGCCTACATCAACGACGACCTCACGCTCGCCAATCTCTCATTCCTCTGGCGTCATGCGTGGTTGTCGAAATCGTTGCAGCTGAAGTCGGATGAATGGCGGACGGCGCTGAAACTGCTCCAGCACGACATCGAGCGCTTTGCCACGCCCCAGGCTGCCTGGCAGTTCGTCGAGCAGATCGATCAGCTGCGGGCCCTCGGCCTGAGCGTCGATGAGCTCAACTGGCTGCTCGCCGCGGACACTTCAGCGAAAGCTGCAGTCCGGGAGACGGACACGTCACGCTTTTTCACCGCGCTGCGCAAGGATCTGCAGACCATTCAGGCGCAGCTCGACCCCGCGCAGTACGAGTTTCTGACAGCGACCCCGCCGAGCGATAGCGAACGGCTCGCAGGCCTCCTGCTCACGCTTGTGCAGAAACTCGGCCGCGACGAGGCCGGCGCGCAGCAATTCATCGCGGCGCTGCGCGACGAGATCGTGCAGGAAAAAATCGTGGGGACGCTACCCTCGGGTTTCAACTTTCCCGCGGCAATCACCGGCGCGCCGAACGAGATCGCGATCCGGTACGAGCCGATGTTGCGATTCACCGGCGCGATGAGCGCGGCTCAGTGCACGATCCTGCTAAACGATGCCACGCTCGCCGCAGTGACAGGCAAGCCCGGGTATCAGCAGGCGATTGCGGACCTCTTCGAGAGACCCGGCTCCGCGCGAGTGAGCGACCTGCCAACGAGCTTCACCTTCCCGGCGACGATCACGGGCGCGCCGAACAACATTCCCATTCGCTATGAGCCGGTCCTGCGGCTCACGGGCGTGCTGACGACAGCGCAGAAGAACACGCTGCTCACGAGCGCGATATTGGCGCCCGTTACGGGAATTGGGGCGTACAAGGAGGCCATCGAGGAGTTCTTCGCGACCCCGCGGCTGGCGTTCAAGTTCTTCGAACCGATCTTCACGGCGCCGCTGCGCGACCTGCCCGCTGCCGTCGATTTCCGGCTGCTCCCGGATGCGGCGCTGGCTCTCAGGATTTCCTACGATTCCGAGCGTCGCCTGCTGCGCTTGAGCGGATTGTTGTCGAGTGACGAGAAAGTCGCGCTCGATGCACTGTCCGCGGACGCCGACTACCGGAACGCGGTCAACAGCATTGCCAGCCAGCCGGCATCTATTGCGCCGCCGGACGAGCGCATCTGGTTGCTCGATGCCGATCTGAAGTTTCCGCTGCGAGACCTCGACACGCCAGCCAAGGACAATCTGCCGGCAAATCTCGCGCTGGCGGTCACGAAGGCGCTCGCATATTTGTCGAAAACGTCATCGCAGCAGGCCGTCGTCACTCAGGTGAGCGCTCAACTCGAGCTCACGGAGGCAGTCGCACAACGGCTGATGACCGCGTATGCGATCTTGCCGGATACGCTGCTCAAGCACTTTTCGGAAGTCCTGCCCACGACTTCTGGCGTGGTGGACTACGCCACGTTGCAGACGACCTTCGATGGATGGTTCTGGGCGTCCCGGCTCGCGAAGCTGCTAAAGAAGTGGGCGCTCTCGCTCAATGAGTGGGAGCGGCTGGACGAACTGACGGCCCCTTCGAAGCTGCTCGATCCGCAGACCTTGCCGATCAACAGTCTCGCGGCAATTGCCTCCGTGGAAGAGCTCGTGAGAACGAGCCGCCTGCTGCGCCTTCACGGCTCGCTGCCCGAGCCCGGAATAACGCTGCTGGAAGTGCTGCAAAAGCTGAACGCGGGCTCGTATGCAGCGCTCGCCGATTTCGCGCTCGACGTGCAAGGCGTCAACGACGCCTGGCTTGCCTCGGAGGTCGAGGCGCTGATCGCAGCGGTGGACGCAGCCTATCCCGCGGACTATCTGCTCGCGGAGACGTGGGAGCGCATGAGGCGCGCCTTCGATTTCGGCAATCAGCTCAACGCGGGCGTTGGCACCGTGAAGACGTTCGCCGCTGCGGCGATGACGCTCACGCATTCCAGCACGTTGCGCGGGCTGTTGCGTTCGCAGCTCGGCACCGAGGCGGCATTGCAGCTGATCACGGAGATTCAGGATGGGCTTCGCGAGCGCAAGCGCGACGCGCTGTGCGCCTGGCTGCTGGCGCAGCCCATGCCCGCCGATGCGCCGAGCGGCAAGTGGGAGAACACCAACGACTTGTATGCCTACTATCTGCTCGATGTGCAAATGTGTTCGTGCCAGCTGACGAGCCGCCTCGTGCAGGGCTCTGGCTCCGTGCAGTTGTTCGTGCAGCGATGCCTGATGGGGCTCGAGCCGCACGTGAAAGTCGAGATGGACGGCGACTTCGGGGACACGGCCTGGCGCTGGTGGAAGTGGATGAGCAAGTATCGCGTGTGGGAGGCGAACCGGAAAGTCTTCCTGTGGCCGGAGAACTGGATCGAGCCGGAGCTGAAGATCGACCGCTCGGCGTTTTTCCGGGATCTGGAGAACGAGCTTCTGCAGAACGAGGTGAATCCGCTCACCGTCGAGACGGCCTATTCGAACTACCTCGAAAAGCTCGACGGCGTGGCTCAACTGGAGATCGCGGGGTTCTATCAGGAGGACGACGCCGACGAGACGATCCTTCATGTGCTCGGCCGCACGCACAATACAGAGCCACATCTGTATTACTACCGTCGTTTCGACTACCGGCAGTGGAGCGCGTGGGAGAAGGTCGAGCTGGACATCAAGGGCGACTACCTGATTCCGGCGGTCATCAACAAGAGGCTGTTCCTGTTCTGGCCGGTCTTCACGGAGGTGCCCGACGAGTCAGGCAACAGCAGCGTCGCCGTGCCAAAGGGCGGTGAGCCCAGCGCCGATCTTCCGAAGACCCGAAAAACGCTCAGGATGCAGATGGCGGTGAGCGACTACCGGCAGGGCGCCTGGACGCCCAGCCGCGTCTCGACGGACTTCGAGGGCGGGCTGCAGAGCCACGACGTCGAGATTCACAAGACGCATTACACGTTCCATGCCATCGACAAGAGCACGATCGACGGCACGTTCACCTTGCAGCACCGCGGTCACAGCGTCGACAACAACGGCGGGATTCTCGACTGGCAGAATTTTCTGCTGGCCGCAATGATCGGCGCCTTCGACGTAACCGGATGCAAAGGCGTTCCCGTGCGGATCGACCGGGAATACGCCGAGGAGTTCGTGCACGCCATCCGTCCGCAGCGCGCGGCAACAGGTGGCGGCAAGTACGCATACGACACCATTCTCGCGAAATGGCGCGAGCAGCCCGTTCGAGACGACGCGCCTCAGAACGACCTGACGCTGGTCAATCAGTTTCCGGGCCTGGAACCGCTGCTCCATGCACCGGTGCTCATGCAGACACCGGATCTCTTCAACTACACGCCGCCGTGGCATCTGTCGTATTTCGATCGACTGATGCTGGACGGAAATTATGCGGTACGCACTGGATACCGCTACATGGGACGGGTGCTGGGCACCTGGCTGCCCTTCTTCTACAACGACAAGAGGCGCACGTTCTTCGTGCTGCCCTCGCTCGGCGTGCCGGCCGATCGGGCAACCGGGCAACCCGCGGTGCGCAAGTACTACCCGGAAATCAAACGGGACATCCGGTTGTGGGAGTCCTATTTCGAAGGGCTCGTGCTCGGGTGGCTCGGCACGATCGACCTCACGACGTGGCCGCTCGCGCTACGGGATGCCGTTTCGCAGACGCTCGCTTCGCGATTCCCGGACGTGGCGCCGCCGCCCTACACGGACGAGCAGCTCAAGGCGCTGATGCTTCGCTCGCTCATGCGCTTTTTCCATTACTACCTAGGCATCTGGTCGCTCGGGTTCTTCCAGTTCCGACAGTTCCACTTCAGGAATTTCTATCACCCGTTCGTGTGCGACTTCCTGAAGCTCGTGGACAATCCGCTCAAGGGCATTCCCGCATTGATGAGTCGCGAGACCCAGCTGCGGGACACAGGTTTCAGCTTCAATCAGACCTACCAGCCCACCGTCTGGGTAGTCGAGCCGGGCAAGGAGAAGCTGTATCCGCGCGAGATGGTGGATTTCACGCCCGACGGCGCCTACTCGATCTACAACTGGGAGCTGTTCTTCCATGCGCCGCTGCTGATCGCGAACTCGTTGAGCCGCAACCAGCGGTTTGCGGAGGCGCGCGACTGGTATCACTTCATCTTCAACCCGATCGGGCGGGAGAGTGCGAAGCCTGGCGCATCGGCGGTTAGCAAATACTGGATCACGAAGCCGTTCTTCGAAACGACGGATCTGCAGTATGTGCAGCAACGCATCGAAAACATCATGCGACTGCTGGCAGGGGACACGGGCGCACCGGGCTATTCGGCGCAGGCACTGAAGGATCTGGAAGACCAGGTGCGCGACTGGCGCACCCACCCGTTCGAGCCGCACCGGATCGCAAGCTATCGCACCGTCGCGTACCAGAAAACGGTGGTGATGAAGTACCTGGACAACCTGATCACGTGGGGCGATTATCTCTTTCGCCAGGACAGCATGGAGAGCATCAACGAGGCGACACAGCTCTACATTCTCGCGGCTGAGCTGCTCGGGCCCGCTCCGAAGCGCATGCCGCCGCAAGTCAGGCCGCCGCTCGAGACGTTCAACGAGCTGGAGGACAGCTTCGGCGTCTTCTCGAACGCACTGGTCGAAGTGGAGAACCTGATTCCCCCGCTCGGGGGCGATGCGCCTGACGGGGCAGACGCTGCGCCGCTTCCCGTGCTGTATTTCTGTATCCCGCACAACGAGACGTTGCTCGGCTACTGGAGCACGGTCGCCGACAGGCTCTACAAGATCCGGCATTGCATGAACATCGAAGGCGTGGTCCGGCAGCTTGCGCTGTTCGAGCCGCCAATCGATCCGGCGCTGCTGGTCAAGGCAGTCGCGGGAGGTCTCGATATCGGCAGCGCGCTCGCCGGTCTCAACGCGCCGCTGCCTCTGTATCGTTTTTCGGTGCTGCTCCAGAAGGCAAACGAAGTGTGCGCGGACGTGCGCTCCCTCGGAGCGGAACTGCTCGCGGCGCTGGAAAAGAAGGACGCGGAATCGCTCGCGCTGCTGCGCCAGACACACGAGATTCGCGCGCTCGAAGCAGTAAAGAGTGTGCGCGAGCAGCAGATCGCAGAAGCCTCGAGTACCCTGGAAGGCCTGAAGAAGACCCACGAGCAGGTCACGATCCGGCGCGACTACTACCAGAGCATCGAGAAGATCAGCGCCGCAGAGAACCTGCATCAGCGGAAGCTGGAGGAAGCGCTGGTCGCGCAGCAGATCTCGCAGGCCATCAACATTGCCGCGTCGGTTGCGCATGTCGTTCCTTCGTTCGACATCGGCGCCGCCGGCGTCGGTGGTTCACCCCGGGCGGGCGTCAGTTTCGGTGGGCCGAATGTCGGCAGCGCCCTGCAGGCGGCCGCGGGTGCATTCAGCTTCTGGGCGAATGTCGAGACCTACAACGCGAATAAGGCCTCGATCAACGCAGGCCATGAGCGGCGCTGGAGCGACTGGAAACTGCAGGAACAGCTTGCCAGCAAGGAACTCGAGCAGCTCGACAAATCCATCGCTGCCGCCGAAGTGCGCCTGGCGATAGCCGGCAAGGAGCTCGAGAATCAGAAGCTGCTTATCGAGAACGCGCGATCGCTGGATGACTTCATGCGATCGAAGTACACCAACCAGGAGCTGTATCAGTGGCAGGTCAGCCAGATATCGGGCGTGTACTTCCAGTGCTACCGGCTGGTATATGACCTTGCGACTCGCGCGGAACGGTGCTTCCGCTTCGAGCTCGGCCTTGCGGACAGCAGTTTCATTTCCTTCGGCTACTGGGACAGCCTCAAGAAGGGGCTACTGTCCGGCGAGCGCATGCAGTACGACCTGCGTCGCCTCGAAAGCGCGTGGATGGAGCGCAATCGGCGCGAGTTCGAGCTGACGAAGCACATCTCGCTGTCGCTCCTCGATCCGCTGGCGCTGCTGAAGCTGCGGGAAACGGGTCGGTGCTTCATCAGCCTGCCGGAGGAGATCTTCGATCTCGATTATCCCGGTCACTATTTCCGCCGCATCAAGTCTGTGAGCCTCACGTTGCCTTGTGTAGTGGGTCCCTACACGACGGCGAACTGCACCTTGCGGCTGCTCAAGAACAGCATCCGCACGAGCGCATCGATCGGGAGCGGCTATGCGCGCAACGTCGACGATCAGGGCATGCCGGCTGACGACGATCGGTTTATCGAGAGCAACATTCCGGTGAAGGCGATCGCTGCGAGCAACGCACAGAACGACAGCGGAATGTTCGAGCTCAACTTCCGCGACGAGCGGTACTTGCCTTTCGAGGGAGCAGGCGCGCTGAGCGACTGGTCGCTCGAGCTGTTCAGCGATCTGCCGGCGAACAATCCGGACCCGACAAAGCCCGATTTCGGCCGGCCGCTTCGCCAGTTCGACTACGAAACGATCAGCGACGCCATCCTGCACGTGAAGTATTGCGCGCGTGAGGATGCAGGCCCGTTCAAGAATGCGGCGATTGCCCACCTGCGGGAATACCTTGCACGCGACGAGGCGGTGTCGTCCTTGCGCATGCTCGATCTGCGGCGGGAATTCCCGAACGCGTGGCATACCTTCCTCAATCCGACAAATCCCGCGAACGGCAACGTTCTGGAGCTCGAGATGGCGCCTCGCCTGTTCCGGACCCTCGATATGGGAAAGACGCTCAAGGTGAACAAGTTGTGGTTGCTGGCACGGTGTACCAATGCGGGCGGATACGCCGCCGTGCTCACAGCGCCTGCGCCAGCAGCACCGGTCGCTGCGAATCTCGTCAGGTTGAACGTGTACGGGGAACTGCACTTCGCCCAGAAGGACGTCGTCGATCTCGAGCTGGCGCCCACGGGCCCGCCCGCGACGTGGCAATTGAAGGTGAGCCCGCCGCATCCCGGCCTGTTGCAAAAGGACCCTGTCACTCAGACGAGTGAAGTGGAAGACGTCTATCTGGTGCTGGGATACGAATGGCGGGTGGGTGGTGGCACATGA